A section of the Microbacterium sp. MM2322 genome encodes:
- a CDS encoding GntR family transcriptional regulator, with product MTEVQTAPSKSQQAYAWIKERIVEETFTPGYRLVLGSIAGELDMSVVPVREAIRQLEAEGLVTFERNVGARVAMVDDSQYRYSMQALSILEGTATALSARALTESDIRRARQINELMIETLDHFDPRAFTRLNQEFHAILFERCANPRMLELVQTEWGRLGHLRDSTFSFVPGRAQESVREHEQILVLIERSAPLGEIEHAARRHRSATLDAYMIHEHPDQALGLPNF from the coding sequence ATGACCGAGGTGCAGACGGCTCCGAGCAAGTCGCAGCAGGCCTACGCCTGGATCAAGGAACGGATCGTCGAGGAGACGTTCACGCCCGGCTACCGGCTCGTCCTCGGCAGCATCGCGGGTGAGCTCGACATGAGCGTCGTGCCCGTCCGTGAGGCGATCCGTCAGCTCGAGGCCGAGGGTCTCGTCACGTTCGAGCGCAACGTCGGCGCGCGGGTCGCGATGGTCGACGACTCGCAGTACCGCTACAGCATGCAGGCTCTGTCGATCCTCGAGGGGACGGCGACAGCCCTCTCGGCCCGCGCCCTCACCGAATCCGACATCCGCCGCGCCCGGCAGATCAACGAGCTCATGATCGAGACGCTCGACCACTTCGACCCACGCGCGTTCACCCGCCTCAACCAGGAGTTCCACGCGATCCTCTTCGAGCGCTGCGCGAACCCGCGGATGCTGGAGCTCGTCCAGACCGAGTGGGGCCGGCTCGGGCACCTCCGCGACTCCACGTTCAGCTTCGTGCCCGGGCGCGCGCAGGAGTCGGTCCGCGAGCACGAGCAGATCCTCGTGCTCATCGAGCGGAGCGCACCCCTCGGCGAGATCGAGCACGCCGCCCGGCGCCACCGGTCGGCGACGCTCGACGCCTACATGATCCACGAGCACCCCGACCAGGCGCTCGGCCTCCCGAACTTCTGA